One part of the Immundisolibacter sp. genome encodes these proteins:
- the urtC gene encoding urea ABC transporter permease subunit UrtC has protein sequence MGLPNWRHERGGFALLVVLAVAAVLVPLLNLTVPPGSALHVPDYTVTLLGKYLCYALAAVALDLVWGYCGILSLGHGAFFALGGYAMGMYLMRQIGERGVYGNALLPDFMVFLNWQELPWYWQGFNHFPFALLMVVLVPGALAFAFGYLAFRSRVSGVYLSIITQALTFALMLAFFRNDMGFGGNNGLTDFKELLGFDLQAPATRAGLFVISALALAGGYLVSRAVVRSRAGHVLIAVRDAESRTRFLGYRVEHYKLAVFVLSAVLTGIAGALYVPQVGIINPGEFAPLNSIEMVVWVALGGRGTLYGAALGAGVVNYLKTVLTGALPEVWLFFLGGLFMLVTVALPRGLIGLRARRQSAA, from the coding sequence ATGGGGCTGCCCAACTGGCGTCATGAACGTGGCGGCTTCGCCTTGCTGGTGGTGCTGGCGGTTGCGGCCGTGCTGGTGCCGCTGCTGAACCTGACGGTGCCGCCGGGCTCCGCCCTGCACGTGCCCGATTACACGGTGACCCTGCTCGGCAAATACCTGTGCTACGCGCTGGCCGCGGTGGCGCTGGACCTGGTGTGGGGTTACTGCGGGATTTTGAGTCTGGGCCACGGCGCGTTCTTCGCGCTCGGCGGCTACGCCATGGGCATGTACCTGATGCGCCAGATCGGCGAGCGGGGCGTGTATGGCAATGCGCTGCTGCCGGACTTCATGGTGTTCCTGAACTGGCAGGAACTGCCCTGGTACTGGCAGGGCTTCAACCACTTTCCGTTCGCCTTGCTGATGGTGGTGCTGGTGCCGGGCGCGCTGGCGTTCGCGTTCGGCTATCTGGCCTTCCGTTCGCGGGTGTCCGGCGTCTATCTGTCGATCATCACCCAGGCCCTCACCTTCGCCCTGATGCTGGCGTTTTTCCGCAACGACATGGGCTTTGGCGGCAACAACGGGCTGACCGACTTCAAGGAACTGCTGGGCTTCGACCTGCAGGCGCCGGCCACGCGGGCGGGTCTGTTCGTGATCTCGGCGCTGGCGCTGGCCGGCGGCTATCTGGTGTCGCGGGCGGTGGTGCGCTCGCGCGCCGGGCATGTGCTGATCGCGGTGCGCGATGCCGAGAGCCGCACGCGCTTCCTGGGTTACCGGGTAGAGCACTACAAGCTGGCCGTGTTCGTGCTGTCGGCCGTGCTGACCGGCATTGCCGGGGCGCTGTACGTGCCGCAGGTGGGGATCATCAACCCGGGCGAATTCGCGCCGCTCAATTCCATCGAGATGGTGGTGTGGGTGGCCCTTGGCGGGCGCGGCACGCTGTACGGCGCAGCGCTGGGCGCCGGCGTGGTCAATTACCTGAAGACCGTGCTGACCGGCGCGCTGCCGGAGGTGTGGCTGTTCTTCCTGGGCGGGCTGTTCATGCTGGTGACGGTGGCCCTGCCGCGGGGACTGATCGGCCTGCGCGCGCGGCGCCAGAGCGCGGCATGA
- the ureG gene encoding urease accessory protein UreG — MTQRSESGPLRVGIGGPVGSGKTALTEALCKALRERYRIAVVTNDIYTREDAEFLTRAGALAPERIMGVETGGCPHTAIREDASLNLAAVAELSRRFAPLDLVFVESGGDNLAATFSPELSDLTLYVIDVAAGDKIPRKGGPGITRSDLLIINKTDLAPHVGASLEVMDRDSRRMRGERPFVFTCLKTGAGLDTVIAFIVREGGLPG, encoded by the coding sequence ATGACGCAGCGCTCTGAATCCGGCCCACTGCGGGTAGGCATCGGCGGGCCGGTCGGCTCGGGCAAGACCGCGCTCACCGAGGCGCTGTGCAAGGCCCTGCGCGAGCGCTACCGGATCGCCGTGGTCACCAACGACATCTACACCCGCGAGGATGCCGAGTTCCTGACCCGCGCCGGGGCGCTGGCTCCGGAGCGCATCATGGGCGTGGAAACCGGCGGCTGTCCGCACACGGCGATTCGCGAGGATGCGTCGCTGAACCTGGCCGCCGTGGCCGAGCTGTCGCGCCGTTTTGCGCCGCTCGACCTGGTGTTCGTGGAATCCGGCGGCGACAACCTGGCCGCCACCTTCAGCCCGGAGCTGTCGGACCTGACGCTGTACGTGATCGACGTGGCGGCCGGCGACAAGATTCCGCGCAAGGGCGGGCCGGGCATCACCCGCTCGGACCTGCTGATCATCAACAAGACCGACCTGGCGCCGCATGTCGGGGCATCGCTGGAGGTGATGGACCGCGACTCCCGGCGCATGCGCGGCGAGCGCCCGTTCGTGTTCACCTGCCTCAAAACCGGTGCCGGACTGGACACGGTGATTGCATTCATCGTGCGCGAGGGCGGGCTGCCCGGCTGA
- the urtA gene encoding urea ABC transporter substrate-binding protein, which yields MTDRKNRFAGRLALAAAGALLSGLAHAADTIKVGVLHSLSGTMAISETTLKDTVLMLVDEQNKKGGLLGKKLEAVVVDPASNWPLFAEKARELLAKDKVDVVFGCWTSVSRKSVLPVFEELNGLLFYPVQYEGEESSKNVFYTGAAPNQQAIPAVDYFMNEMGVKRWVLAGTDYVYPRTTNKILEAYLKSKGVKDEDILINYTPFGHSDWQSIVADIKKFGAAGKKTGVVSTINGDANVPFYKELAAQGIKAEDIPVVAFSVGEEELSGLDTGPLVGHLAAWNYFMSVDTPENAAFIKEWHAFIKNPKRVTNDPMEAHVIGFHMWAKAVEKAGTTDVAKVSDAIIGIEVPNMTGGTAKMLPNHHITKPVLIGEIQADGQFETVWQTDGLVPGDAWSDFLPGSKDIEADWVTLKCGNYNTVTKKCSGQNYE from the coding sequence ATGACTGATCGCAAGAACCGATTTGCCGGACGCCTGGCGCTGGCCGCCGCCGGCGCGCTGCTCAGCGGCCTGGCGCACGCCGCCGACACCATCAAGGTCGGCGTGCTGCATTCCCTGTCCGGCACCATGGCCATTTCCGAAACCACGCTCAAGGACACCGTGCTGATGCTGGTGGACGAGCAGAACAAGAAGGGCGGCCTGCTGGGCAAGAAGCTGGAAGCCGTGGTGGTGGACCCGGCCTCGAACTGGCCGCTGTTCGCCGAGAAGGCGCGCGAGCTGCTGGCCAAGGACAAGGTGGACGTGGTGTTCGGTTGCTGGACCTCGGTGTCGCGCAAATCGGTACTGCCGGTGTTCGAGGAACTCAACGGCCTGCTGTTCTACCCGGTGCAGTACGAGGGCGAGGAATCGTCCAAGAACGTGTTCTACACCGGCGCCGCGCCCAACCAGCAGGCGATTCCGGCGGTCGATTACTTCATGAACGAGATGGGCGTGAAGCGCTGGGTGCTGGCCGGCACCGACTACGTGTACCCGCGCACCACCAACAAGATCCTGGAGGCTTACCTCAAATCCAAGGGCGTGAAGGACGAGGACATCCTGATCAACTACACGCCGTTCGGGCATTCGGACTGGCAGTCCATCGTCGCGGACATCAAGAAGTTCGGCGCGGCCGGCAAGAAGACCGGCGTGGTGTCCACCATCAACGGCGACGCCAATGTGCCGTTCTACAAGGAGCTGGCCGCCCAGGGCATCAAGGCCGAGGACATCCCGGTGGTGGCCTTCTCGGTCGGCGAGGAAGAGCTGTCGGGCCTGGACACCGGCCCGCTGGTCGGTCACCTGGCGGCCTGGAACTACTTCATGAGTGTGGACACGCCCGAGAACGCCGCCTTCATCAAGGAATGGCACGCCTTCATCAAGAATCCGAAGCGCGTGACCAATGATCCGATGGAAGCGCACGTGATCGGTTTCCACATGTGGGCCAAGGCGGTCGAGAAGGCCGGCACCACCGATGTCGCCAAGGTCAGCGACGCCATCATCGGCATCGAGGTGCCCAACATGACCGGTGGCACGGCCAAGATGCTGCCCAACCACCACATCACCAAGCCGGTGCTGATCGGCGAGATCCAGGCCGACGGCCAGTTCGAGACCGTGTGGCAGACCGACGGTCTGGTGCCGGGCGATGCCTGGTCGGATTTCCTGCCAGGCTCCAAGGACATCGAGGCCGACTGGGTCACCCTGAAGTGCGGTAACTACAACACCGTCACCAAGAAGTGCTCCGGACAGAACTACGAGTGA
- the urtE gene encoding urea ABC transporter ATP-binding subunit UrtE produces MLELTGIQQYYGQSHILREVSVQVPAGSCTCLMGRNGVGKTTLLKVIMGLLPARAGSISFAGQDLTRADTRERARIGIGYVPQGREIFARLTVEENLRVSLGIRGARTLPQRIYELFPVLREMLHRRGGDLSGGQQQQLAIARALVLEPKLLILDEPCEGIQPNIVRDIGDVLTRLRQETGLAVLLVEQKLPFARRVADRFYLLERGSVVADGGIADLSEDLVQRHLVV; encoded by the coding sequence CTGCTCGAACTGACCGGCATCCAGCAGTACTACGGCCAGAGCCACATCCTGCGCGAGGTCAGCGTGCAGGTGCCGGCCGGCTCGTGCACCTGCCTGATGGGCCGCAATGGCGTTGGCAAGACCACGCTGCTGAAGGTCATCATGGGCCTGCTGCCGGCGCGTGCCGGCAGCATCAGCTTCGCCGGCCAGGATCTGACGCGCGCCGATACCCGCGAGCGGGCCCGCATCGGCATCGGCTACGTGCCGCAGGGGCGGGAGATCTTTGCGCGCCTGACGGTGGAAGAAAACCTGCGCGTGAGCCTGGGCATACGCGGCGCCAGAACGCTGCCGCAGCGCATCTACGAGCTGTTCCCGGTGCTGCGCGAGATGCTGCACCGGCGCGGCGGTGACCTGTCCGGCGGCCAGCAGCAACAGCTGGCCATCGCCCGCGCGCTGGTGTTGGAACCGAAGCTGCTGATCCTGGACGAGCCCTGCGAGGGCATCCAGCCGAACATCGTGCGCGACATCGGCGACGTGCTGACCCGCCTGCGCCAGGAAACCGGCCTGGCCGTGCTGCTGGTGGAACAGAAGCTGCCCTTCGCCCGCCGCGTGGCGGATCGCTTCTATCTGCTGGAGCGCGGCTCCGTGGTGGCCGACGGCGGCATTGCCGACCTCAGCGAAGACCTGGTGCAGCGGCACTTGGTGGTGTGA
- the urtB gene encoding urea ABC transporter permease subunit UrtB: protein MNPIRYLPVVLAGLGLMFCALVAPAIAEPAADPPPAADAAGAVQALATAGFLAKPALLQQIAGSGEPWARAVLQGLLDGTLQIRKADQRVLLAVPAGQDFELVDPVSGASLGEGERLDLKRIPINNSLRTQLNGLIARLSLADPDPRQRRAAVRSLYETLDAASADLLRERRSVETDDGVRDAIDVALALADLSSTEHGTQIAATRQLAGSVEPSVRVRLGAVADDATQSQDVRDAARRALARSEARVGLYRSAEMAFFGLSLGSVLLLAAIGLAITFGVMGVINMAHGEFLMLGAYTTFVVQQWVPVDWSLPLAIPLAFLVAGAVGVLLEVTLIRFLYGRPLETLLATFGVSLILQQVVRSVFSPLNRQVATPSWMSGSIEINPALSLTLNRLYIVLFSLVVFAALLAVLRFTRFGLELRAVSQNRAMARALGVRSARVDALTFGLGAGVAGVGGVALSQLTNVGPNLGQAYIVDAFLVVVFGGVGNLWGTLTAALSLGVANKLMEPLVGAVLAKILVLVFIILFIQRRPRGLFPQRGRSVEA, encoded by the coding sequence TTGAACCCGATCCGATACTTGCCGGTCGTCCTGGCGGGACTGGGCCTGATGTTCTGCGCGCTGGTGGCGCCTGCCATCGCCGAACCGGCTGCCGATCCGCCCCCGGCTGCGGACGCCGCCGGCGCCGTGCAGGCGCTTGCCACGGCCGGATTCCTGGCCAAGCCGGCCCTGTTGCAGCAGATCGCGGGCAGCGGCGAACCGTGGGCGCGCGCCGTGCTGCAGGGCCTGCTGGATGGCACCCTGCAAATCCGCAAGGCCGATCAGCGGGTGCTGCTGGCAGTGCCGGCGGGGCAGGACTTCGAGCTTGTCGATCCGGTCAGTGGCGCATCGCTGGGTGAGGGCGAGCGCCTGGACCTGAAGCGCATCCCGATCAACAACAGCCTGCGCACCCAGCTGAACGGGCTGATCGCGCGCCTGAGCCTGGCCGATCCTGACCCGCGCCAGCGCCGAGCGGCGGTGCGATCTCTTTACGAAACGCTGGATGCCGCCAGCGCGGACCTGCTGCGCGAGCGGCGCTCCGTGGAAACCGATGACGGCGTGCGCGACGCCATCGACGTGGCCCTCGCGCTGGCCGATCTGTCCAGCACGGAGCACGGGACGCAGATCGCCGCCACCCGGCAGCTTGCCGGCAGCGTCGAGCCGTCGGTGCGGGTACGCCTGGGCGCCGTCGCGGACGATGCCACCCAGTCGCAGGATGTGCGCGACGCAGCCCGCCGGGCGCTGGCGCGCAGCGAGGCGCGCGTCGGTCTTTACCGCTCCGCGGAAATGGCATTTTTCGGCCTGTCGCTCGGTTCCGTGCTGCTGCTGGCGGCGATTGGTCTTGCCATCACCTTCGGCGTCATGGGCGTCATCAACATGGCGCATGGCGAGTTTCTGATGCTCGGCGCCTACACCACCTTCGTGGTGCAGCAGTGGGTGCCGGTGGACTGGTCATTGCCGTTGGCGATACCGCTGGCTTTTCTGGTCGCAGGTGCCGTGGGCGTGCTGCTGGAGGTGACCCTGATCCGCTTTCTGTATGGCCGGCCGCTGGAGACACTGCTGGCCACGTTCGGCGTCAGCCTGATCCTGCAGCAGGTGGTGCGCAGCGTGTTCTCGCCGCTGAATCGCCAGGTGGCGACGCCGTCATGGATGAGCGGCTCGATTGAAATCAACCCGGCCCTGTCGCTGACGCTCAATCGCCTCTACATCGTCCTGTTCAGCCTGGTTGTGTTCGCCGCCCTGCTGGCGGTACTGCGCTTCACCCGCTTCGGGCTGGAACTGCGCGCCGTGTCGCAGAACCGTGCCATGGCGCGGGCGCTTGGCGTGCGCAGCGCACGGGTCGATGCGCTGACCTTCGGGCTTGGCGCCGGTGTCGCCGGCGTGGGCGGGGTGGCGCTGTCGCAGCTGACCAACGTCGGGCCGAATCTGGGGCAGGCCTACATCGTGGATGCCTTCCTGGTGGTGGTGTTCGGCGGCGTGGGCAATCTGTGGGGCACGCTCACGGCAGCGCTGTCGCTGGGCGTGGCCAACAAGCTGATGGAGCCCCTGGTGGGCGCCGTGCTGGCCAAGATCCTGGTGCTGGTGTTCATCATCCTGTTCATCCAGCGTCGTCCGCGGGGCTTGTTCCCGCAGCGCGGCCGCAGCGTGGAGGCCTGA
- the urtD gene encoding urea ABC transporter ATP-binding protein UrtD has product MNTQAETHPSLGRHRGALFVENVSVSFDGFKALNELTLYMDPGELRCLIGPNGAGKTTLMDVITGKTRPDAGEVFFGDRIDLLRLSEAEIAEVGIGRKFQKPTVFEQLSVHDNLALALKQDRRVWATLRAKLTGAERDRMDEAAVLIGLAEDRQRLAGTLSHGQKQWLEIGMLLLQEPHLMLIDEPVAGMTRGEIERTAQLLQALAGERSVLVVEHDMEFVRSIARHVTVLHQGHVLAEGTMAQIQSDPRVIEVYLGE; this is encoded by the coding sequence ATGAACACCCAGGCCGAGACGCATCCGTCGCTGGGCCGCCACCGCGGCGCGCTGTTCGTGGAAAACGTCAGCGTGTCCTTCGATGGCTTCAAGGCCCTGAACGAGCTCACGCTGTACATGGACCCGGGCGAGCTGCGTTGCCTGATCGGCCCCAACGGCGCCGGCAAGACCACGCTGATGGACGTCATCACCGGCAAGACCCGCCCGGACGCAGGCGAAGTGTTCTTCGGCGACCGCATCGACCTGCTGCGCCTGTCGGAAGCGGAAATAGCCGAGGTCGGCATCGGCCGCAAGTTCCAGAAGCCGACCGTGTTCGAGCAGCTCTCCGTCCACGACAACCTGGCGTTGGCGCTCAAGCAGGATCGGCGCGTATGGGCCACGCTGCGCGCCAAGCTGACCGGCGCCGAACGCGACCGCATGGATGAGGCGGCGGTCCTGATCGGCCTGGCCGAGGACCGGCAGCGCCTGGCCGGGACGCTGTCGCACGGCCAGAAACAGTGGCTCGAAATCGGCATGCTGTTGCTGCAGGAACCGCACCTGATGCTGATCGACGAACCGGTCGCCGGCATGACGCGCGGCGAGATCGAACGCACTGCGCAGCTGCTGCAGGCGCTGGCCGGCGAGCGCTCGGTGCTGGTGGTGGAGCACGACATGGAGTTCGTGCGCTCCATTGCCCGGCACGTCACCGTGCTGCACCAGGGCCACGTACTGGCCGAGGGCACGATGGCGCAAATCCAGTCCGACCCGCGCGTGATCGAGGTTTATCTCGGTGAGTGA